The nucleotide window AAGACAGACAGGCCTCTGGTGCAGCTGAGGATGgtaaaactcaaactgaaggaaCTAACAGATTTATCTGTATGCCGACAAGATGTAAATGCATATCTGGATACTGCAAgttttgtgtatgttgtgtgtgttaaatgtttcttgcattaggCCACAGGCCAGCCCCATGACTAACTGTTTAGCTCTTAACCAGCAACAAGATGAAGTGTCACTGACAACAGGAATACATGCACTCAAAAACCACCTCCTGTTACTGAACACCTGGTTCTAGCATCACAGAGATATTTTCTTCAACAGTAACCGTGTCATGTGCAAGTTTACAAGTGGCACGTGGTTCACTATGTACTCTGGTGAAGTTGATCAGAttatcaaacaaccaaaacagccagcgctcattttcaggttgtggTCAGTGACTAGTGGGGCTTGCTTCACCAGAGCACATAGTAAACTTATTGCTGTGCATGCAGAGCCAGTGTGTCACTAACAACAAACTCAATATATAACTCTGTATCCAAGAACCCTGAAGTCAGACAAAATTATGTTGTCAgatggaattttttttgtaGGCTAGTCATGGAAAGTTAGAACCTTGCCCGTTTTCCTTTTGTATTAAACAGCAAAAAAGTTGCAGCATGATGTGTATGAGTTAATTTGCCGTACTTGACATAACGGATCCTGCAACTTGACTATTATCCATGCACACACCGTGATGACAATGCAGCCCTAACTGAGAATCACATCTGCGTGATGTGAACCACGATGCTTAGAGAGCGGGAGTCCCCATGGCCCAGACATACCAAACCGTCATCAAAAGAACTAGCAGTGACAAAGGCCAACTGTTACATCATCTCACATCGCCTTTATTGGGGCCAAAAAGTTAAATGCACTTGAACTTATTGCAAAGACTACAGCCAACGGCCAACTAGCATGTGCGTTCTGCTCCTGCGTGAGAGGATATAACTCTCCTTGCCATCAGATGGCAGTAGTCTGTATTCAAAAAAGGAAACCAGAGACCTTAGAATACAGACCATAAACAAAGCAACTTTTGTGTACCATTTTCACACTACTCCGGTTTTTGTAATACAGCAACTCCTTATTGAGAATATGTCTGATAAGAAGCTGAAGGCCGAGGCAAAATATAATTCCCTTTCTCTTCTTGTGCACCAATTCATTATGCTGAACAGCCATTCAAAGTGATCTCTCTCACCAACTGGCTCTGCCAACGATTCAACATGGTCAGCTGGATGAAAAGCAGCGGACAGGGGTCCAACTATTGCCGACAGTGcaggaaacacagcaaaaactaGGGCCACAGATGTTCACCAATGGCCAAACATTCACCGGCGGCCGACTACTGGCTTGGTGTGTCACTGCCGTAAGAGAGTCAACTGATTGTGGGTTAACTTGCCATGGATTTCATGCCATGTTTGATTCACATGGAGCTCTGTTTCTGTTCATGGATATTCTCCATGTAATAGACACCACTCTCTGCACAGTTAGTATGATTAGGGGCATATGAAATATGCTGGCCGTTCAAACACTGACTGTGACGCAGACTGCCGAGATACAAAAATCATGATGGTGGCAGTGTATAAGTTATTTCAAAACACTTCAGCAAGGCTTGTGTTTTAGTTTTACAATGGGAACACGGAAGGGGATAACATCTtcagcaagagagaaagactggTCAGCCAGAGCAATACATGTACTGAGCAGTTGTGTTATTGTACTCGCTCAATGACACTAAACTGTCGCTCAACAACTTGTCCTTGTCATGCTTTGCATTGTCTTTTGTACAGTCCGCTTTTAACAGTTAAACTTCTACTCGGGTAACCAAAAAAGTTTCTTCCATGTCAGCTACGAAGGGAAAGTAAAGCTTTTCTTGGTGCTTGAATTGCATGTGAAAGTTTAATATTCCTGCTTACAGCCATTCTGTCTTTTGCTTTGCTTGATTAGGATGCAGGTGTTGAAGCAATTTTGCCAATTTCAAACAGCTCAGTGGTACACACTCCAAGCTCCAGCCTACACATGAGCGTGCAAAATTGTGAACACTCAGGCTTGGCATAGATGCACTTATCCGATGGCGAGTACGTGCATCAGACCCTGTACAATACAGGTGCATCCTCTGTATTTCTATAAATAATGTTGAATGAGTGGTGATTTGTTTCTTGTGAATTTCAGACTAAATTCATGTCTAATTTCTATCAGTTAAACATAAATTCTGTGCTATGCAGGACTGCTGCACTGGATTAATATGGAGCTCTTTCCCTCCAACTCACCTGCCACCCAGCCGCTCgatcctctctttttctttaggAAGTTCAGGTTTGTGGTCTTGTGTGATTTCAAGTGCGCGCAGGGTGATATCAGAGTCATTGTCTTTCACCCCAATCACCACTGCTGAATCTCCTACATGGGCAACATACATGTGATTACCCCGGATCACAATCACGCTGGCTGTGGTGCCTGATGTACTGGGCAGGCCGGTGAGAGTCTTTGGCCACTCAGCTGTAAAGGAAAACATGGATAAAAATGATTAGAAATGGCTGACATTAGTGACTAGTGGAATGTAGTTAAAATTAATTGAGaaagtttatatatatatatatatatatatatatatatctcaaaTGTAGCTGTGAGATACAACTGATGTTATGCTTTTTTTGTTCTGGGAAGATTTTTTCAACACTATTAAAACTTTATACAAGGGGTGCAATATTCACTTGTGGTATTTTATATGTCTCAAAGGTTTGACATGTCCTTTGGGATAACACAAGGGTGTCAGTTTTCtccgttttttatttttgttagttACACAAACTATTGCAACACATTACGAAGCATGGTTTAGATGGATCACCAAACATCAGGCTACAAAAAAGCAGGCTATGTGGAACATTTTCCACCACGGATCTGTTTCGTTATATAGGTCATGTTCACTTTAATCGTGATAAAATCCCCTAGCTGGCAGAgttttataaacacacactcttgccTTGTTTAATGGTCTATCAAACATAACTCTTCCACACAAATATTTATATGGAATATCAAAGATATTCTGTACAGAGACAAAAGCATTTTCTTTGAGTCATGCTATACACAATAACACTTTAAATGCCAATCAATTGCTCAAAGACCATGGTTCATTATTTTGATACACATAATTACTAGAAAATTTTAAAGcttgtgtaaaaatgaaaataatatatttgaCACTCTTCCAAAGAAGACTGCtgatgaagaaaacagaaagagacatGCCCAGGTACAACTGACTGTGTTTTCAACTCTGTCATTAGTCTAGACACCCATTAGAGTTTTAATGGGTAATCTGCAACATCAAGAGTGAGATGAAACGCTGAAATGAGCCCAGGAAGCTGATGAGGTTATAAAATGTTAGCAGAGGTCAATGAAGTTACCGACATTGTGATTACCACTAGGCTACATCCTCATTCCCAACTAATAACTAAACTCCACTGCAGATTTACATTATTgaagtattgttttttttttttttttttttttccccaggaggACGCGAAGAAGGTAGTGAAATATGCCTTCTGACTCATGTATGATTTGCAAGAAGTAAGTGACTAATTgccaagagagagacagtattgtaagccagtggttctcaaactgggggTTGGGAGCTTCCAGGTGGTCAGGAGATAATTTTGGAGGGGAACAGgggaaagaaataataataataataataataataataataataataataatatgcaaaagtatattttttcacattttactctattttttcattttcttgcaaaACACTGCGTAATTTTAAATCTTCTGTTGATTAAGTAGAGGAGTGTGGGTGGACTGTTCACCACCCCACATATGCAGCCTGTGACAGGGGTTCATAAGCAGGAATTGGTTTATTTTAACGGGTCACGAGTTAAAAAGGCTGAGAACCACCGGTGTAGCCTtctaacaataaaataaaagttgcCCACAATCAGCAAACATGACCCTGcttgacattttttgcagctttacagtgtttgtttatttacattcTGCGCCAGTGggtttacaagaaaattacagcGGTAACCTACAGGGTTCTTGCAGGAGAACAATGACAGTCATTGCGTTGAAAAGATGAGGATTTAGAAACTGTCTGATTTGTCATCAAAATGGAAATATCCTCTCACACGCTCAACAAGCAAAGCCTTGAAAACAATTCATTTGAAAGAGCTGACCACAAAATACTAAAACGGAGCAAACGAACCAGAAAAGGAAATGTAAATTCCTTCCCACAAGGCAACACACCCAATGATGATGTCCAGCTGCAGGCTCACATTTTGGGGGCTTATGTGTGAGGACTTAAAGTATTTCCACAAACAAGCTGTGCTCACTGTGGAGTCAAAGCAGCACTACATATTTCCCCAAAAATGCGTAGTTTTGAATCAGGTGAAATTAATTACTCAGTCAAGTATACTGTGGCCTTAAGTGCAACCACAGTGACTCACCTGCCTGAGAGGCTGTGTGATGCTTGTCACACGCAGCAACAGTAAGATGGCCTACATAGCCCATTTATGTTTTGGATGGTGTCAAACCACTGACATCTTGGCCTCAGATAACAACCAGGCATTGAATAGAGGTAGTGCAGACATAATGTGCATACATAATCTGTGATAACTGCAGTGCTTGCagtcctccatgtttaatacaTTGTCAGAAAggtagtgttttattttcaccttGATTTTGCAGGCTATTacagctgtacacacacattgttaAAGGGCATGGAAAATGTCTGAAATCCACTGTGCatcacaaaaataacaaaatacacaGCCAACAGGGAAATATAAAGTCATTACTAGCATGCCAGCTGTCTTTTTTGTTAGTATTACTGTCTATGCCCCCCTTTTCTGGTAAATAACTCCATAAGCTGAAGGAgacaatggaaaatgaaataagcAATTGTTTTGTTATGAATTTTTCTACTGCCTGCCGCCTTCTGCTGAGGATCCCCCTTCCAGGCTGGTCAATActgaaaaacaatttattaaagAATTTCCTAACACCACACCAAAATCAGTGTAAAGCCTGACATCTAATGGTAAAAAGCAGGCCATTAAAACTCACACCTGACTGATACTTGTTGCCGAGTGATGTCATGACTTGTGTGACATCACCTGGTGGCATGTTTCTGCCTACCCCTGAGCCAGAGGTGGCCGCTGAGGAACATCAGCACAGAGCAGGCTTTTTACCCTTCGACGCCAGTCCTTACACAGATTTGCGTTCAGTGATCAGTTGCTTTTGAATTGCATCACACCATTTGATGGAGGAAAATCTGAACGGATTGCACTGTTGACACTTATTCGTGTCCAACGCCAGGTCAGGATTTCACATATCCTGACAAAGAGCAAGACTGTACAAGTGAGATCCATACACTAATTCAGGTTAATGTGAGTGGATGTGTGCAGAGCCTTTCTACCCGAACAGTACAGTCCTGCACACTGGATCAATCAAAAGGACAATGCACTATATGTGCTCTTGTCAAATTAACCTACACTGATGTTAAAACAGAATTGACTTCTGAAAGTAGTCAGTTGTTGACACTCAAGGCTGTTCAAGAACAAGGTGAAATGCTGCTGCCAGTCCTGCGAATATCCCACAACTTGCACTTCCACTGTTTTTAAATGGACAGAAACCACTTTGTATGCTTGCCTCACAAAATAACCAGTGTATATTATTATATGTCAAGTTTTCCACTAAATCTGCTTAACTGGTGCTAGCAGACTATCTCAGCTTAGTCTAGCAGAAAAAATGTTTACCTCAAAGATTAAAGAGTAAACCAGGCTACAGTGATTAGTGATGTTTAGACCAATAAATTAAGTAATAACCATCCCTTGGAAATTTCCATGAGATCCAAATGGCGTGTTAAGTGTCATGGCATATATCAAAAGGCTGTTTTATATTCAGCTAATAAAAGACATGAAAGGCAGAGTGTTTGGAAGAGAATATTTTAAGCAGATGATGCATGGGATAGGACAGCCGGCACAGCAGAGGACTGGAGGTGACCATGCCGGGGCTGAGCAGGACCCTGCTGTTGGCGACACAGCAGAGGCAAACATCTACAAAGACATCAGCAAGGACTGTGGCCAGTGAATATGACTCTGCGTCGTTCCTAGCACGTAAGGCTCGTCTGAACAAATACATGGATGCAATCTTGAGTTTGTTGACTTACGTAGCTTTTTCCACATTGCGTGGTGGCAGGCAATAAAGCCTTTGCGAAGCGCGGCACACACTTCACTGTGATCCTTCGACCAAAACCCCCTTTGCCTTTTCAACAAATCCCACAGATGATCTCTGGCGAAATGTGCTGCTTCTCGACCCCCGTGGCCgtcaaacacagcaaaaaacgCTACAGACCTCCGGGTGTCGACTATGTGCTCTGCGACTTTTTCGTTTGATGCAGACGTAACGTTACTGTTGTTCTCACTGTTCCCATCCGACAGACTTTCTACCCACATTGCAGAAACTGGAACAGCTTCGGGGCTGCGACTGAGTGTGTCATCTGCAGTCTGTTTGCTGGGTTCACTCTCCGCTCTTCCCTCCCCTGCTCCATGTCTCTGCGAATTTAGATAATCTTCCATTGGTGACGGCGTCGGCTCGTACTCGATTTTTATCTCGAGAACATCCTCCATGTATTTCCTCCCTCCTTGCTCGGAAAACGCACTCATACGAAAAACTACCGCGTCGTCCATGATTGTAAAAAAACCTGGCGTTAGCTACCTAAACAACAATAGGATACATGTAGTTGCTAACCAGTAGCTTACGAGCTAAATATTTGAACCAATTTTGCCGCGATAGTGTGGCCGAAGGcttccttcctttttgtttATCTTCTCCGACGGGGCGTAAACGTCCCGCTGTACGTAATGACGTCCTATTTTTCCACCTATCAATCTTGGTAAATGCTGCCTAGCAACTACGCATGGACGCCTGACGCTTTTGTTGCCTTCAATTACAGTCGgaaatatttatattatgaTTAGAGCGCGCACTAAAAAGCAGTAAAACAGAGGAGACTCACAATCTTCACTATTAATTATTGTATTATGCtgattctcttttcttttaagCTTTTTTTCAAGTTTCTTGTGTTGAATTATTCCGTCCAATATAGGGGCATTAATCATGAATCAATGAATCTGTCGATTAATCATAATTAATAGACAGATTAAGAAAAAAGACATAACCAGGACAACAGTttatttaaatagaaaaaagagagacataaCATAAATTTACAATTAATTAAATTCgaaattaaacaacaaaaacggCTTTCATAACGGGTCCATTAAGCACTTCATGAATGCAGACCGTTTTGTATTTATGAATAACAAACATTGAAAGAAAAGCTTCCGAGCTGTATTTGAAGGCAGCGTTAAGCTTGCTTGACCCGAGAAATATTCAAGTGCCTCTCGCTGCAGCACATAGAATGAGGCGGAGTCAGATATCTGATCGGTGGTGTCAACACAGACTATGTATACTCTATCACCTCTATCAAAtagcgccatctgctggacatTGCATGTACCCGTATGATATTCACTGCTGTGGTGATGGGACTATTTGCTAGACGTCGTTCATATGTATCCTTGTTATGTTTTCCCCAGTGGTTGTGGTGGCATAGCAGcaaaatgttatatatatatatatatatctatatatctatatctatatctatatctatatatatctatatatctatatctatatttatatatctatctatctatctata belongs to Myripristis murdjan chromosome 14, fMyrMur1.1, whole genome shotgun sequence and includes:
- the LOC115371755 gene encoding protein phosphatase 1D-like, yielding MDDAVVFRMSAFSEQGGRKYMEDVLEIKIEYEPTPSPMEDYLNSQRHGAGEGRAESEPSKQTADDTLSRSPEAVPVSAMWVESLSDGNSENNSNVTSASNEKVAEHIVDTRRSVAFFAVFDGHGGREAAHFARDHLWDLLKRQRGFWSKDHSEVCAALRKGFIACHHAMWKKLPEWPKTLTGLPSTSGTTASVIVIRGNHMYVAHVGDSAVVIGVKDNDSDITLRALEITQDHKPELPKEKERIERLGGSVMKKSGVNRVVWKRPRLTHNGPVRRSTVIDQIPFLAVARALGDLWSYDFYSGEFVVSPEPDTTVVTLDPKRHRYIILGSDGLWNMMPPKDAVNMCYSHDKMVGPKGMSCATRLGCTALLFWKERMLRADNTTVIVLALQERGGLPIPMHRDEIVVDMAMGIDHVPYPGTPYNTCKVVKAEEEDGMFYEEDEIYEEEHEEWTCLEW